A window of Nocardia arthritidis genomic DNA:
CAGATGATGTTCGGCTCGAAGGTCGGTGGCGTGCGGATGGACGCGATCACCACCACCCTCGACCTGTTCAACGTCTACCTGAAGTGATGCTGGCCTTCCTCGTCCGCCGCATCCTCGGCGGCCTCGCGATCCTGTTCATCATCTGCGCGAGCACCTTCATGCTGTTCTATATCGCTCCCGGCAGCAATGTCGCGAGGCTGGCCTGCGGCAAGACCTGCTCGCCCGAGCTGATCGCCGCGGTCGCGCATCAGATGGGCGTCGACAAACCGGTGTGGCAGCAGTTCCTCGAATATCTCGGCGGGATCTTCGCCGGGCGCGATATCAGCGATACCCATTGCGCGGCACCGTGTTTGGGCTATTCGTTCCACAATCGCCGCCCGGTGCTGGACACCATCCTGGATCGCCTGCCGGTCACGCTGTCGCTGACCATCGGCGCGGTGGTGATCTTCCTGACGGTCGGCGTCGGCCTCGGCATGCTCGCCGCACTGCGCAAGGGCAAGCTCTCCGACAAGGTCGGCATGGGTTTCGCGGTGGTCGGCGGGGCGCAGCAGATCTTCGTGCTCGGCCCGTTCCTGTTGTTCATCTTCGTGTATTCCACACACATCATGAACGTGCCGAGCTATACGGCGTTCTTCACCGATCCGGTGAAGTGGGCGACCGGACTGATCCTGCCGTGGGTCTGTCTGGCCATCATCACCACCGCGTACTACGCGCGGCTCACCCGCTCCTCGATGGTGGAGGTGCTGAACGAGGATTACGTCCGCACCGTGCGGGCCAAGGGGATGGGTCCGGCGAATATCTATGTGAAGCACGCTTTCCGGG
This region includes:
- a CDS encoding ABC transporter permease, encoding MLAFLVRRILGGLAILFIICASTFMLFYIAPGSNVARLACGKTCSPELIAAVAHQMGVDKPVWQQFLEYLGGIFAGRDISDTHCAAPCLGYSFHNRRPVLDTILDRLPVTLSLTIGAVVIFLTVGVGLGMLAALRKGKLSDKVGMGFAVVGGAQQIFVLGPFLLFIFVYSTHIMNVPSYTAFFTDPVKWATGLILPWVCLAIITTAYYARLTRSSMVEVLNEDYVRTVRAKGMGPANIYVKHAFRGAMSPIATLLGLDIAVLLSGAIITETVFNLPGVGQLAANSVLDSDLPVMMAVVLLAATAVVVANIVVDIIYAFIDPRVRLG